The following proteins are encoded in a genomic region of Spirosoma sp. SC4-14:
- a CDS encoding OmpA family protein, with the protein MKRQLQSVGSKSLAIVLMTGILSGGMITSCKSQKNSLSRTQKGAAVGAGGGAVVGGIIGNKYAKGNTVLGAIIGATVGGAAGAVIGRHMDKQAEEMKKSMPNAQVERVGEGIKITFGSDILFDVDSYALKPETKKQLVDFAQTLNNYPDTDIRIEGHADATGSEDHNLKLSRQRADAVGSFLEAQGVKTSRVDEMGYGESQPIADNSTEAGRRKNRRVDIAVYANKAMQRDAKDGKLDSTN; encoded by the coding sequence ATGAAACGTCAACTTCAATCAGTCGGATCAAAATCGCTTGCCATTGTTCTGATGACGGGCATTTTGTCGGGCGGTATGATCACAAGTTGTAAGTCGCAGAAAAATTCATTGAGCAGAACCCAGAAAGGTGCCGCTGTTGGTGCTGGTGGTGGTGCCGTAGTAGGCGGTATTATTGGCAATAAATACGCAAAAGGAAATACTGTTCTGGGCGCAATCATTGGAGCCACAGTAGGTGGTGCTGCGGGTGCCGTAATTGGTCGGCATATGGATAAGCAAGCCGAAGAAATGAAAAAAAGTATGCCGAATGCGCAGGTCGAACGGGTAGGTGAAGGAATCAAAATTACGTTCGGCTCCGATATTCTCTTCGATGTGGACTCCTACGCGCTAAAGCCTGAAACCAAAAAGCAACTGGTAGACTTTGCGCAGACCCTCAATAATTATCCAGACACCGACATTCGGATTGAAGGTCATGCCGATGCAACAGGTTCTGAAGATCACAACCTGAAACTATCGCGCCAGCGCGCCGATGCAGTGGGTAGTTTTCTGGAAGCCCAGGGTGTGAAAACATCGCGGGTCGATGAGATGGGCTATGGCGAATCGCAACCGATTGCCGATAACTCAACCGAAGCAGGCCGTCGGAAAAACCGGCGGGTCGATATAGCGGTTTATGCCAACAAGGCAATGCAGCGCGACGCTAAAGATGGTAAGCTGGATTCAACCAACTAA
- a CDS encoding DUF2945 domain-containing protein encodes MATVKKGDEVEWTYGKGKAEGTVAEVHPKDVTRTVQGTRVKRKGSPSEPALVLQQGDKTIIKSASEVTKQ; translated from the coding sequence ATGGCAACGGTGAAGAAAGGCGATGAGGTAGAATGGACGTACGGAAAAGGAAAAGCTGAAGGCACCGTTGCCGAAGTTCACCCGAAGGATGTAACCAGAACGGTTCAGGGAACACGCGTGAAACGCAAAGGTTCACCCAGCGAACCGGCTCTCGTTCTACAACAGGGCGACAAAACGATTATAAAATCGGCAAGTGAGGTAACTAAACAATAG
- a CDS encoding lipase family protein yields MIRFKSFLSLWLVATLLVLAPMGCKQNAVDDSVTPVTRVLTNSSLIGEYTPDQLRSRFTGSTQLLQVFVRYGISVYRLEYTTTNTDGKSITASGAVIIPNTTTSASLLSMQHGTITQDADAPSNFQSTSEVYTFGALFGSQGYIISAPDYIGYGASKDMLHTYEQRNGLATASLDMLRATRDFLSDKGVSWNKKLYIAGYSEGGYATLALQKKIEEETGSEFNLVASSCGAGAYDKPAFMNQLINETTSGDPATNQLYLWVLLTYDRLYSLNHPMAYYFKEPYATQIAAQGKDASINVSLNQTFTDSFKQGINDGTDKGFLAAVQDNDIHDWKPLTPTRLYHGDADKTVSFLNSQNAYDAMTKRGAANVQLIPIKGGDHYTSVIPFISGTYDFFSSLQ; encoded by the coding sequence ATGATTAGATTTAAATCGTTTTTATCGCTGTGGCTGGTAGCGACTCTGCTCGTACTGGCCCCAATGGGTTGTAAGCAGAATGCGGTCGATGATTCTGTTACACCTGTTACCCGAGTACTTACCAATAGTTCATTAATTGGGGAATATACACCCGATCAGCTCCGTAGTCGGTTTACGGGATCAACCCAGTTGCTTCAGGTTTTCGTGCGGTATGGCATCAGTGTATACCGGCTCGAATACACCACAACCAATACCGACGGCAAGAGCATTACAGCATCGGGCGCGGTAATTATTCCCAACACAACAACTTCAGCATCGTTGTTGAGCATGCAGCACGGCACCATTACGCAGGATGCCGATGCGCCGTCGAATTTTCAGTCGACAAGCGAGGTCTACACATTTGGGGCATTGTTCGGTTCGCAGGGATACATTATTTCGGCACCGGATTATATTGGTTATGGTGCTTCAAAAGATATGCTGCATACCTATGAACAACGCAACGGGCTGGCAACGGCGTCGCTCGATATGCTGCGGGCCACCCGCGACTTTCTGAGCGATAAAGGCGTAAGCTGGAATAAAAAACTCTATATAGCAGGGTATTCGGAGGGGGGATATGCTACACTGGCATTGCAGAAAAAAATTGAGGAAGAAACCGGTTCCGAATTCAATCTGGTAGCATCGAGTTGCGGAGCTGGCGCTTACGATAAACCGGCGTTTATGAATCAGCTTATAAACGAAACCACCAGCGGTGATCCGGCAACAAACCAGCTCTATTTGTGGGTGCTCCTCACCTACGATCGATTATATAGCCTCAATCATCCGATGGCTTATTATTTTAAAGAACCTTATGCAACGCAGATTGCAGCGCAGGGAAAAGATGCCAGCATAAATGTTAGCCTGAATCAGACATTTACCGATAGCTTTAAGCAAGGTATAAACGACGGAACAGACAAAGGTTTTCTGGCAGCCGTACAGGATAACGATATTCACGACTGGAAACCCCTTACGCCAACCCGGCTCTATCATGGCGATGCCGATAAAACGGTGTCGTTCCTTAATTCGCAGAATGCCTACGATGCCATGACAAAGCGTGGTGCAGCAAATGTTCAGCTTATTCCGATCAAAGGAGGAGATCACTACACCTCGGTCATTCCGTTTATTTCTGGTACCTACGATTTCTTTAGCTCGTTGCAGTAG
- a CDS encoding cytochrome c peroxidase, with protein sequence MNLLIRCLSVTGCLLITGALIMSFVYPEKTSLPRQSVRTAYLTNLAQLDSTVAHLQLAVQHNPTEAIVQHRFRAARLAYKRIEFLTEFYFSGSAKALNGPPLPEGEVDDGVATVFRPHGFQVIEELIFPLDSAQHSELLHEIAGMQTTISQLRRVAGYNEMTEGQIFDAMRLEVDRLITLGITGFDSPIVQHSLPEASAALESLDNTLLLFPIQDTDAALNKQLHQTIHQTIRALRAQSFDRFDRLTFIRKYAYPLSRQLLDAQLALGYPLATDKRMLRQSARTLSDTNAFDPTFFQPYGLPKPTVSHTELGRMLFFNPILSGNGQRTCASCHHPDRAFTDGEPSPLALDAKTRIGRNTPTLVNAAFQSFQFMDSRSIFLEDQIADVVHNAQEMGGSLTKAVAQLQHDSTYRTLFSKAYSDGLTETNLKNALAAYVRSLVSLNARSDRYLRGERVMLTNEEKAGFNIFMGKGKCATCHFFPLYNGTIPPAYIKTESEVLGAPATLAEQVPDADAGRYQITKIDIHQKAFKTPTIRRVAQTAPYMHNGVYQTLEQVVEFYNKGGGNGLGFQLENQTLPFDKLSLTTKEKRALVAFMKTL encoded by the coding sequence ATGAACTTATTGATACGTTGTTTGTCGGTAACGGGCTGCCTGCTGATTACGGGCGCGCTGATCATGAGCTTTGTGTATCCAGAGAAAACTTCGTTGCCACGACAATCGGTCAGGACAGCGTATCTGACCAACCTGGCACAACTCGATTCAACCGTTGCTCATCTGCAATTAGCGGTGCAGCACAACCCTACGGAAGCCATTGTCCAGCATCGATTCCGAGCAGCACGACTGGCTTACAAACGGATCGAATTTCTGACGGAGTTCTATTTTTCGGGATCAGCCAAAGCACTCAATGGCCCTCCCCTGCCCGAAGGCGAAGTAGACGATGGGGTGGCTACGGTATTTCGGCCACACGGTTTTCAGGTTATTGAAGAACTGATTTTTCCGCTCGATAGCGCCCAGCATTCCGAGTTGCTCCACGAAATTGCCGGAATGCAAACAACCATCAGCCAATTGCGTCGGGTGGCTGGCTATAACGAAATGACCGAAGGGCAGATTTTTGACGCCATGCGGCTGGAAGTCGATCGCCTGATTACGCTGGGAATTACGGGTTTCGACTCGCCCATTGTTCAGCACTCATTACCCGAGGCCAGTGCGGCACTCGAAAGTCTCGATAACACCCTGCTGCTTTTTCCGATTCAGGATACAGACGCGGCCCTCAATAAGCAGCTCCACCAAACCATCCACCAAACGATTCGTGCGTTGCGAGCCCAATCCTTCGACCGCTTCGACCGGCTTACCTTTATTAGAAAATATGCCTATCCACTGAGTCGCCAGTTGCTGGATGCGCAATTAGCCCTTGGCTATCCGCTGGCAACCGACAAACGGATGTTACGCCAGTCGGCCCGTACCCTGTCTGACACAAATGCATTCGATCCAACGTTTTTCCAGCCCTATGGCCTGCCAAAGCCAACAGTAAGCCATACCGAACTCGGGAGAATGTTATTTTTCAATCCAATTCTTTCGGGCAATGGCCAGCGCACCTGCGCCAGTTGCCACCACCCCGACCGGGCGTTTACAGATGGCGAACCGTCGCCATTAGCTCTCGATGCTAAAACCCGAATTGGTCGGAACACCCCCACACTTGTCAATGCTGCGTTTCAATCGTTTCAGTTTATGGATTCCCGGTCTATTTTTCTGGAAGACCAGATAGCGGACGTTGTCCATAATGCACAGGAGATGGGCGGCTCGCTGACCAAAGCCGTTGCACAACTGCAACATGATTCTACGTATCGAACGTTGTTTTCTAAAGCCTACTCAGATGGGTTGACCGAAACCAATCTAAAAAATGCACTGGCGGCTTATGTTCGCTCACTGGTAAGTCTCAATGCCCGCTCCGACCGCTACCTGCGTGGCGAACGGGTTATGTTGACGAACGAAGAAAAAGCTGGTTTTAACATTTTTATGGGCAAGGGCAAATGCGCTACCTGTCATTTTTTTCCGCTCTATAATGGCACCATTCCGCCCGCCTACATCAAAACAGAGAGCGAAGTACTGGGTGCCCCCGCCACCCTGGCCGAACAGGTACCCGATGCCGATGCGGGTCGCTATCAAATAACCAAAATCGACATTCACCAGAAAGCCTTTAAAACACCCACCATCCGGCGCGTTGCCCAAACGGCTCCGTATATGCACAATGGCGTTTACCAGACGCTGGAGCAGGTAGTTGAATTCTATAATAAAGGTGGAGGAAATGGCCTGGGCTTTCAGTTAGAGAACCAAACGCTTCCTTTCGACAAACTCAGCCTGACAACGAAAGAAAAACGGGCGCTGGTTGCTTTTATGAAGACACTGTAA
- a CDS encoding PA2169 family four-helix-bundle protein, with protein sequence MNVKESRGEILDQLNRLLTRNHDAEKGYQEAAENVKDTELKSLFMAQSRQRGEFAIELDREIRSLGGDPDSGTSFAADMHRAWINVKTAFSSNDDKATVEECKRGDQESLEDYNSVLQETDLVASTRELLLRQKQSIESAHASMARLALVV encoded by the coding sequence ATGAACGTGAAAGAAAGCCGGGGCGAAATCCTCGATCAGTTAAACCGCCTGCTAACCCGCAACCACGATGCTGAAAAAGGCTACCAGGAAGCGGCCGAAAATGTGAAAGATACCGAATTAAAAAGCCTGTTTATGGCGCAGTCGCGTCAGCGAGGAGAATTTGCGATAGAATTAGACCGCGAAATCAGATCGCTGGGTGGCGATCCTGATAGTGGTACAAGCTTTGCTGCTGATATGCACCGTGCCTGGATCAACGTAAAAACGGCGTTTTCCAGCAATGATGATAAGGCAACCGTAGAAGAGTGCAAACGAGGAGACCAGGAATCCCTCGAAGACTATAATTCTGTACTTCAGGAAACAGACTTAGTTGCCAGCACTCGCGAATTATTGTTGCGACAAAAACAGAGCATCGAGTCGGCTCATGCCTCGATGGCTCGTCTGGCCTTGGTAGTGTAG
- a CDS encoding SusD/RagB family nutrient-binding outer membrane lipoprotein has translation MNNLVKKSTALLVLVFSFFSCKDLSELNINPNGIEPDVVNPNLVLPTVLTETAKAYVNLGFQDIAGVVQHTQKDAWFSGHNDYDWGGDQSWTPYYDLLRNNDLLYQRAVALNLEYHQGVALVMKSMIFGLITDLWGDAPYTNALKGELGGADYITPKYDDQQTIYAGILADLDKAATLLSKPKASYSSIAENTDFYYSGDPAKWQRMANSLKLRYLMRISAKQPDVAKAGIEKIVANPTQYPIIDDASYDATMAYVGNNSGDSWPSNTVFDISGSNYRRIKMCSTLVKPMEATSDPRLAIWAKKVEIPLAVDATLPTGTDKIVNGVRYLSPDKVGSTAIDTDPNYVGLPPSVSQLPSGYNFNPTPGQTSYNPHVSYLNEIYTQAKGTLLKARLISAAEVHFILAEAALKGWAAGDAKTHYEAGVKASLTAWGLTSSYTAFIAQKGVAYAGTLEQIMGQKWIASWTAATEAWFDYRRTGLPALAPGPVAKRKALPLRFYYMRDELNLNKSNSGVAIEKLETTANSQSDGKNSAWSKGWLVQGTGKPW, from the coding sequence ATGAACAATTTAGTTAAAAAGAGTACGGCCTTACTCGTTCTGGTATTCTCGTTCTTTTCCTGTAAAGACCTGTCAGAACTAAACATAAACCCGAACGGTATTGAACCCGATGTGGTGAATCCAAACCTGGTTCTACCTACGGTGCTTACCGAAACCGCTAAGGCATACGTAAACCTGGGCTTTCAGGATATCGCGGGTGTGGTGCAACACACTCAGAAAGACGCCTGGTTTAGCGGCCATAACGACTACGATTGGGGTGGCGACCAAAGCTGGACGCCCTATTACGATCTGCTCCGCAACAACGATCTGCTCTATCAGCGGGCGGTGGCTCTGAATCTGGAGTATCATCAGGGCGTGGCGCTGGTGATGAAATCCATGATTTTTGGATTGATCACCGACCTGTGGGGCGATGCACCTTATACCAATGCACTAAAAGGAGAATTGGGCGGTGCCGATTATATTACGCCAAAGTACGACGACCAGCAAACGATTTATGCTGGTATTCTGGCCGATCTGGACAAAGCAGCAACCTTGCTGTCGAAGCCTAAAGCATCTTATTCGAGCATTGCCGAGAATACAGATTTTTATTACAGTGGCGACCCTGCTAAATGGCAGAGAATGGCTAATTCGCTGAAGCTACGTTACCTGATGCGGATTTCGGCCAAGCAGCCCGATGTGGCCAAAGCCGGTATCGAAAAAATTGTTGCCAATCCAACGCAATACCCAATTATCGACGATGCTTCTTACGATGCAACTATGGCGTATGTTGGTAATAATTCGGGCGATTCGTGGCCTTCGAATACGGTATTCGATATAAGTGGTAGCAACTACCGCCGGATTAAAATGTGCTCGACACTGGTGAAGCCAATGGAAGCAACCAGTGATCCGCGACTGGCAATCTGGGCTAAAAAAGTTGAAATTCCACTGGCAGTCGATGCAACACTACCAACCGGGACGGATAAAATTGTGAATGGAGTTCGTTACCTATCGCCCGATAAAGTGGGTAGTACCGCTATCGATACCGACCCAAACTACGTAGGCTTGCCCCCGAGTGTATCGCAGCTACCGTCGGGCTATAACTTCAACCCAACACCGGGCCAAACCTCATACAACCCGCACGTTTCGTATCTGAACGAAATCTATACACAGGCCAAAGGTACATTGCTGAAAGCCCGGTTGATTTCGGCGGCCGAAGTACATTTTATTCTGGCCGAAGCGGCACTGAAAGGCTGGGCTGCCGGCGATGCCAAAACCCACTACGAAGCAGGGGTGAAAGCATCGCTGACCGCCTGGGGACTAACCAGCAGCTACACAGCTTTTATTGCGCAGAAAGGAGTGGCTTATGCAGGTACGCTGGAACAGATTATGGGCCAGAAATGGATTGCGAGCTGGACAGCCGCCACCGAAGCCTGGTTCGACTATCGCCGTACTGGCCTACCCGCATTGGCTCCCGGACCTGTTGCTAAACGGAAAGCCTTGCCGTTGCGATTCTATTACATGCGTGATGAATTGAACCTGAATAAAAGTAATTCGGGGGTAGCTATTGAAAAACTGGAAACCACCGCAAACTCACAATCCGACGGTAAAAACAGCGCCTGGTCGAAAGGGTGGCTGGTTCAGGGAACAGGTAAGCCCTGGTAG
- a CDS encoding SusC/RagA family TonB-linked outer membrane protein produces MNTKSTYCPMLRHLLAVTLLVGLCSTCTLAKGGNVLTFARTITGTVTLAADGQPIAGANVLIKGTQSGTVTDKRGAYSITVNDNNAVLVFSFIGHKTQEVQVGNKSVINVSLVENNEVLGEVVVTALGIKREARSLGYAVGEVQGKDISRVAQENVLNSLAGRVPGVQINSTGPTGSSVSMIIRGAKSLNTDNQPLFVVDGVPIANTLNNVSQVGSDNRVDYGNAISDINPEDIENISILKGPSAAALYGSRAANGVVLITTKSGSKSQKMTVSVSSNTVFDQPYKYLKMGHQFATGVLPFTPDNNPYPGGILQIDESSAGGVGPELDKGYNAIQWNSPTDASGNKVPSPLVSHPNNVRDFVRTGVTSTNGVSISNNSEKVTYRVSYSNMTNRGIIPNSDLFKNTLAISSNLRINNKLTLSTNLDFSRNNSNNRPAGERGTNPLQWAYAVGSHIDINDLRDYWVPGKEGLQQKSQSIGNYNNPWFLAYEVNNSFVRDRVFGNLKAEWQLTPDIKLMGRYSLDTYNEQRETKIAKSYTGEPNGAYGLINLKRYERNADFLATYTKRFNDLGVVISAGGNNRYSQSSDISNSSKNGAGLVIPGLYTIQNIAPNNLQYSNYLYKKAIYSVYGMANFDYKDMIYLDLTARNDWSSTLPVDNRSYFYPSASLSVLLNEMFHIRNVDLFKVRAGVAQVGNDANPYSLYATLGDAGAWNGVTRLNKSSSILLPNLKPEIATSFEVGIDYNMFHNKLRFSGTYYTSDNRNQILPTQIPSSSGFTTKNINAGLLESRGVELSLGGTLIDKGGLRWDLTTNFTKNTTRIKELADALPYYTLWTDAKGGAWTYVGDKVGDIYDAQIITVTDKSSPYYGYPILDNDGSWQSKSATNSKNKIGNFNPNFMLGAQSSVSYKGFTLNFSLDWRSGGQFVSQTYRYMESDLRSQRFLDNLINPGGRTGDELRNWLVANQDEYIKIHGNFFPIVGGPTAAYGGYPFEFGGKTYAYGVFNPGVIAQYDSQGNITGYTENLGGAGTKIIPYGDNYPWSFTRAATFDADFVKLREVSLGYDIPAKFVKSIGLQSATFSVYSRNIILWTKAKINVDPEMAFQPQASPQAGTQFKQGIERYNVMPWVIPVGFKLGLTF; encoded by the coding sequence ATGAACACAAAGTCTACCTATTGCCCAATGCTGAGGCATCTGTTGGCAGTCACCTTGCTGGTGGGGTTATGCTCTACGTGCACGTTAGCCAAAGGCGGCAACGTGTTAACGTTTGCCCGAACAATTACCGGCACCGTTACGTTAGCGGCCGATGGACAGCCTATTGCCGGTGCTAACGTTCTGATTAAAGGCACACAATCTGGCACCGTTACCGATAAACGGGGGGCTTATTCGATTACTGTGAACGACAACAACGCGGTACTGGTCTTTTCGTTTATTGGCCATAAAACGCAGGAAGTTCAGGTCGGAAATAAATCGGTGATCAATGTGTCGCTGGTTGAAAACAACGAAGTTCTGGGCGAAGTTGTCGTAACGGCTCTGGGTATCAAACGCGAAGCGCGGTCGCTGGGTTATGCTGTTGGCGAAGTGCAGGGAAAAGACATCAGCCGGGTGGCTCAGGAAAACGTGCTGAATTCACTGGCGGGTCGTGTGCCGGGCGTTCAGATCAACTCAACAGGCCCAACGGGCTCGTCGGTGAGTATGATTATTCGGGGCGCTAAATCGCTCAACACCGATAACCAACCGCTGTTTGTAGTTGATGGTGTGCCCATTGCCAATACACTGAATAACGTGAGCCAGGTTGGTAGCGACAACCGTGTCGATTATGGTAACGCCATTTCGGATATCAATCCCGAAGACATCGAAAACATCTCGATTCTGAAAGGCCCCAGCGCGGCTGCTCTCTATGGTTCGCGTGCTGCCAACGGCGTTGTGCTTATTACGACCAAAAGCGGATCTAAGTCGCAGAAAATGACCGTATCGGTATCATCGAACACGGTATTCGATCAGCCCTATAAGTACCTGAAAATGGGGCACCAGTTTGCTACGGGTGTGCTGCCTTTTACGCCCGACAACAACCCCTATCCGGGCGGGATTCTGCAAATCGACGAGAGTTCGGCGGGGGGCGTAGGACCTGAACTCGATAAAGGGTACAATGCCATTCAATGGAACAGTCCGACGGATGCTAGTGGTAATAAAGTTCCTTCGCCACTGGTTTCGCACCCCAACAATGTTCGCGATTTTGTTCGCACGGGCGTTACGAGCACCAATGGCGTGTCGATTTCGAATAACTCAGAGAAAGTTACGTATCGGGTTTCGTATTCGAATATGACCAACCGGGGTATTATTCCAAACTCCGATCTGTTCAAAAATACACTGGCTATCAGTTCGAACCTGCGAATCAACAATAAACTGACACTGAGCACGAACCTCGATTTTAGCCGCAACAATTCCAACAACCGGCCAGCGGGTGAGCGCGGAACAAACCCCTTGCAATGGGCCTATGCGGTAGGGTCGCACATCGACATCAACGACCTGCGCGACTACTGGGTGCCGGGTAAAGAGGGCTTGCAGCAAAAATCGCAGAGTATTGGCAACTACAACAACCCCTGGTTTCTGGCTTATGAAGTTAACAACAGCTTCGTGCGCGACCGGGTATTTGGGAACCTGAAAGCCGAGTGGCAACTTACGCCCGACATTAAACTGATGGGTCGCTATTCGCTCGATACCTATAACGAGCAGCGCGAAACCAAAATCGCCAAGAGCTATACGGGCGAACCAAACGGTGCCTATGGATTGATCAACCTCAAACGCTACGAGCGGAATGCCGATTTCCTGGCTACCTATACCAAGCGGTTCAACGATTTGGGGGTTGTGATTTCGGCCGGTGGTAATAACCGGTATTCGCAATCGAGCGACATCAGCAACAGCAGTAAGAACGGTGCTGGATTGGTGATTCCAGGTTTGTATACCATCCAGAACATTGCTCCCAATAACCTGCAATACAGCAACTATCTGTATAAGAAGGCCATCTACAGCGTGTATGGAATGGCAAACTTCGATTATAAAGACATGATTTACCTCGACCTGACTGCTCGTAACGACTGGTCGAGTACGTTGCCTGTCGATAATCGCTCCTATTTCTATCCGTCGGCCTCGTTGAGCGTGCTACTGAACGAAATGTTCCATATCAGAAATGTGGATCTGTTTAAGGTGCGGGCGGGCGTTGCGCAGGTAGGTAACGATGCAAACCCCTACAGCCTGTATGCCACGCTGGGCGATGCAGGTGCCTGGAATGGCGTAACGCGTCTGAATAAATCGAGTAGTATTCTGCTGCCGAACCTGAAGCCTGAAATTGCTACCTCATTTGAGGTCGGTATCGATTATAACATGTTCCATAATAAACTGCGGTTTTCGGGAACGTATTATACATCGGACAACCGCAACCAGATTCTACCAACGCAGATTCCGTCGTCGTCGGGTTTCACAACCAAAAACATCAATGCTGGTTTGCTCGAAAGCCGGGGTGTTGAATTGTCGCTTGGCGGAACGCTGATCGACAAAGGTGGTTTGCGCTGGGATCTGACAACGAATTTTACGAAGAACACCACCCGTATCAAAGAACTGGCCGATGCCTTACCATACTACACGCTGTGGACCGATGCTAAGGGCGGTGCCTGGACTTATGTAGGCGATAAAGTTGGTGATATTTATGATGCACAGATCATTACCGTTACCGATAAAAGTTCACCTTACTACGGTTATCCAATTCTGGACAACGACGGGTCGTGGCAGAGCAAAAGTGCAACAAATTCAAAAAACAAGATCGGCAACTTCAACCCGAACTTCATGCTGGGTGCGCAAAGCTCGGTGTCGTATAAAGGCTTTACGCTGAATTTCTCACTCGACTGGCGGTCGGGCGGGCAGTTTGTGTCGCAGACATACCGGTATATGGAGTCTGATCTGCGGTCGCAGCGTTTTCTGGATAATCTGATCAATCCGGGTGGCCGGACTGGCGATGAGCTGCGCAACTGGCTGGTTGCCAATCAGGATGAGTACATTAAAATTCACGGCAATTTCTTCCCGATTGTGGGTGGCCCAACGGCAGCCTACGGCGGCTATCCGTTTGAATTTGGGGGCAAAACCTATGCATATGGCGTATTTAACCCTGGTGTAATTGCGCAGTATGATTCGCAGGGGAACATCACGGGCTACACCGAAAATCTGGGGGGTGCCGGTACGAAGATTATTCCATACGGCGACAACTATCCCTGGAGCTTCACGCGGGCGGCTACCTTCGATGCCGATTTCGTAAAACTTCGTGAGGTATCGCTTGGATACGACATTCCGGCCAAATTTGTGAAGTCTATTGGCTTGCAGAGCGCCACATTCTCGGTCTACAGCCGGAATATCATTCTCTGGACAAAGGCTAAAATCAACGTCGATCCTGAAATGGCTTTTCAGCCACAGGCTAGCCCGCAAGCAGGAACCCAGTTCAAGCAGGGTATCGAGCGCTACAACGTAATGCCCTGGGTTATTCCGGTCGGTTTCAAACTTGGTCTTACATTTTAA
- a CDS encoding DUF3140 domain-containing protein: MATATTTFDETEKKQIKHEFDELVNMSASQMEKWLQTDESKAVGQKDNDSSESTGHKSGGNIIRILNKKSADLSNSDYEHMRKVVGYIKRHSAQRPNEIEGSNWEYSLKNWGHNPARK; encoded by the coding sequence ATGGCAACTGCAACCACCACATTCGACGAGACGGAAAAGAAGCAGATTAAACATGAATTTGATGAACTCGTCAATATGTCGGCTTCTCAGATGGAAAAATGGCTGCAAACCGACGAGTCGAAAGCAGTGGGGCAAAAAGACAACGATAGCAGTGAGTCGACAGGCCATAAATCGGGCGGAAACATTATTCGCATTCTGAATAAAAAATCGGCCGACTTATCCAATAGCGACTATGAGCATATGCGCAAAGTAGTCGGCTATATTAAACGCCACAGTGCTCAGCGGCCAAACGAAATAGAAGGGTCGAATTGGGAATATTCATTAAAAAACTGGGGACATAACCCCGCCAGGAAATAG